The Penicillium digitatum chromosome 6, complete sequence genome contains the following window.
CCCAGCAAGCTTAGATTAATCTGTGAAACTTTCGACCGAGAAACATCTCCAGAGCTACAGCGATGTCAATAGACATTGCTTGTCATCAGCTTGTGAATGTATCGTGTTCTCTCTTGATCCAACAATCTCACTCATCATTTCTTGCCGGATATAGAGTGCTGAGATGAGAATTTGACCAGCAGGAATGCGGGGACAAGCAGTGGCCCATGCGCAAAATATCAAATGGCGTTCTTAGTACCTTGTGGACACTCTGTGACATGCGTTCCGCGTTTAGCCGACTTTGAGCGCATGATTGCCTGATTGTGCAATTTTTCGAGTCATCCACTCCACAGCTTTGATTCAGTATTGTTTCCACAGCCGAGTTCTTCTACTTGGCATCTAAGAGGTCCCAAGCGTGTTCGAATGGTAGAGATAAGCCATGTAGCCATGTAGCCATATTGACATTTTTAGATCTCCGGACGCTACATCATTTGATAGCCAATGTGACTGATCACCTTTGACGCAGATCCaagtccccccccccccccccccccccccccccccacgcGGAGTAAGGTCAGTCTTCCGGTGCCCGAGAACGCCCAGGTTCCACCCGGAAGTCAAAATTCTATCAGAGTCAAAAAATACTTTGTGGTGTTATAGTTGGGAAGTCTTTTCAGTAACTCTAACCCTACTTCATGAAACTCCCAGCCTCATCCTCCCGAGAGAACAAACGGAGTCCACTCACCAACTCCAAAGGCTCGATGAAAACCAGCAGAAACATCCCAACCTCGCCAGCACTCACATCAGACCCAAACCCAGCCCCTCCATTCCGCAGTGTCTCCGCCTGCAACAGATGTCGTCTCCGCAAACACCGCTGTGATCAACGCCTGCCTCGCTGCGAGTCATGCGAGAAAGCCCAAGTCCGCTGCGTGGGCTACGACCCGCTCACCAAGCAAGAAGTCCCACGCAGCTACGTAGCCTTCCTCGAAAGCCGCGTCAAGTATCTCAACCAAGTCCTCATCGACCACGGCATCGGGTTCAAGCCCGCTACCGCCtacgacgaggaagaagcgCTGAAGATGGAAACCGGCCATTCGCCGAGGTTGGAGGCGGGGCCACGGGAGACGAGAGAATTGCCAGAGCAGTCGGAGACCCAAACGGGGATGGGGGCGCGCACGGCCCGTAAGAGGAAGTGGACTCCGTCTTCGGAGGACACCATTCCGACTAGACAGGCCAAGCGCTTGGCGCAGTTAAATGTTCTTCTTACGGAGTTGTTGACGGATGGATGTGACCATCGTCATTGTTCGCGGGATCCGGGTGGGGGATATTTGCGTGCTGCTCGTAGGCAGCGTGTACAGGAGGACTCGAGGGAGCAGAGATTGCCGTGGTCGCCGCGGAGTGTGGATTCGATTGAGCAAGATAACCGCGTGACGAGGTCTGCGTCCCCGGGGTCATTGCACGAGCCATATCATTATCCCAGGGCGACTCCTGGGCGTGGCTCGTCGATGATCGGTGGTGAAACTATGAGAGCGGATCATGGGCGTGAAGTGCGTGACGCGAAAAGACAGCCTAGGGTTGAGCTTGATTTGGTTAACTTCGAGTCTGAGATCATGCCTCTTGCTGGGGGTGGTAAAGTGCGGAACGCCAATGTCGTTCGGCATTTGAATGTTTCCAGCCGTGCGTCGTCGCCGGATGATGAGGGCCGTTCTAGTCCCGAGCCCAAATTTGATATTGCTGCTGATCTGCTTCGAGGAcggagggagagggagagggcTAATTACGATCTGCTGGATGAATTCCTTGTTGACTGGACTGAGTGATGTTTGCCTTCTTCCCTGCGGGCGAGTGTATGATTAGATGGATGTGAATATTAGCCGAATAGACTTGATTTTAGAACATGATGTCGAAGAGGTTGTAAAAAGAGTAAGTATTCCTAATGTCAAGGCTAAAGTTCCACACAAACCGAATTTCGAAACGATTGTCAAACACCATCCTAAAACGGAACGCAACATCAAACAATGTCGTTAATCATGTTCTCTTCCCAACTTATCACCAGCTCTACACAGCGATTGCCGTTACCGCGGAGAGACCAGTGTCCATGGAGTCCTTGAAAGTGTCGACCTCAACATTGAAGCTGTGCATGCCCGTACGGAGAGCATCGTTCTCTTGATCCTGGCTGACAGCAGCATCTACAGGAAGATCGCGCTTCGCGGGCCAGATTTGATGACCTGCAGCCTCCTCTTTGGCATAGTGTTCCGTCACAACCTCCCGCACCGTCTTCTGAAAGTGAAGGGGACCCTGCTCCATCTCGGGATGAAGCTGGCCGTTGACAAAGATACCAGCGTTGAGATTCTTCTGCGTGTGCATGCACAGGTACTTGTCTTCAGACATGATTCGCTTGTACATGTCGCTGATGAGGTTGAAGGCCTCATCGGTGGCGTCCTTGTGGCGGTAGACTTCGTAACGCATTACACATTGAGTCGGGCTGGTAGGGGTGAACCGCTGCATGAAGAAGAAATGGGGACTGGGGAGGGTCAACATTGATTTTGTAATAGAGTCTGATTTAAAGAGACACTGTAGACTCACGAGATGTTGACAGAGGCATTAGGCCAGAAGTAGGTAGTTGCTATCCGGAAACCCTTATCGATCTGGTCTTGTCGCTGGGCGCCGTAGTGTTGGATGTGGCCGGCCTTGGTCTTGACGTAGTAGGAGTTGAGGTCGGCGATGGTGGGGATATCGGGATGAGCGACTTTGCAGTGGTAGCACTCGTTGTAGTTATCGGCTAGGATCTTCCAGTTAAACTCGCCTTCCATCTCCCAAGTGTGATCGAAGTTATAGTCCTCGAAGTTGTAGTGCTCGAACCGGGGTTGCTCGTCGACACCTTCGAAGTCATCATTCCAGGCAACTTCGGGGAGCTTGTTAATGTCCAGATTCACCCAGACAAATCCAGTGCGGTCAATGTGCACATGGACAGGGAAGATATCGTTGCTGTGGAAAGCAGTGATGGTTCCATTGTTGTCTTTGGCGACGGTGAACTCGTAGCCGGCAGCGTCGTAATGAACACAGTCACCGATGTTGGGGACTCGGTGCTTGTGTGTAGTAAGAAGCCACTTCCGGGAGAAGATGGATCGGCGTTCAAGCTCGTACATATCTTCGGAGGTGTACCAGGAAGCGGGTAGAGCACGGATaggcttcttctcatccttcGCCGGAACAGCGGAGGGACCGAAGTAGTTTCTCCAGATGGACATTGTGAATCCAAAGTCGCAGAGATAGATTTGTAATTGAAATTTCAGTAAAGGAGGTTAAGACTGAAGTTTCCACTGTGCTAATTGCACTTGGTTGCTGTGGACTAAATTTGAGCTCGGAGACGTCTTCTCTTCTAAATAGTCATCCCAATCACCGCTAACTCCTGAGCACCGAGCTTGGAACAATCAATCCGGTGCATGGCCGGGATCTCGACCTTTCGAATCCGAGTCCGGTGACATAGTTAGAGGCTGATTGTGTTGACAATAACCAGTTCTAGAGAGTGAGACCTGGATACCGATCACGTGACCGGTGGGGTATACATGCCGGACCGAGTGGCTTGAAGCCTATCAAACGCTCCTCTCATCAACAGGAGTGCTGACGTGTGTGGGCAGTTGACGGTTCGGGGTAAATCTGACCCCCGCAGGCAGTTTATTAATACCTTAAAATTGAAGTGTTTGTTCGCCGAGGCTGCAAAACCGGGGTATTGGGAGAGTCTGCCGCGAGACATTCTATAAACCAATGGGAACGGCAAGGCAGGATTCACTTCCGGTAACGCCGGTGCCAGACTCGTCACTAGAACTAGTAGGAGTCGTAGTCCTTTTGCTTTTGTGATGTTTTCTGGGGGTAACccaacatcatcatcttcctcgtaTGGGATTAGAATTCGAATAGAGGTTCCTCGACTGAACCCGGCTGATGCACTCAgattcaaaaagaaagagattcATGTGCAAGTAAATTGATGTTTCAGATAGAATTTCCAAGTGTCGTGGCGTGTGGAGTATTTTGGCAGTGAAGGGGTCAAGACCAAAGAGCGTGGGCTAATGTCGGAGCTAGTAACAAACCCTTGTCTTTTTTCCCAATGAAATACAAAAGTCCAAGTCACCTGTCTCAAGGATGAAAAACACACGAATCGGTTTCATCAAGTTTGACACGATGACCTTTCCATCAGCTCTAGGGCAAGCAACGTTCCCCAAAACAGCGATGACCCTGATCGCCATCTTCAGACATCGAACGAACATGTCCGATCAAGGTGTCAAGTCCCAAACGGACACCAACGAGAAGGCAAACTGTTGAGGCAAATGGGGGATCTCAGGCCTCAATGCAGAATTAATAAAAATAGCTCAGGCAAACCCGTCTCCGAAATAAAACCGGCGCCTATAGAACCAACCATTGGCCGAGAAGGATCTGGGTCTAGGATTGTACTAAATTATGATCACCACGTATTTCATGTACGGAACACACAGCCCCGATGGGGCACTTTTAATGGAGATGATCATGTGTATTtttatgtacggagtactccaaCAAAGACTCAATATGCAGTACACCAGAACACAAAAGCTGAACGCCACTCTCCAAGGTGTAGATACATAGCGCACGACATAAATAGAAAGGCTTGCAATTGAAGCATGTGACACGTTAGCTATACAGACGGATTCCCGAAGATCGCGGGGGAAATCATGATTAGAAAATAAACGAGTAGACGAATACCAAAATCGTGGCTACGGTGGCAACCGTGTATTCGAGCTCGAACCAAGCAGCCTGGCCACCGAAGGCGATCTTTTTACTCTTCTTGGTCGGGTGCGCGACACCGGTCTTGGGGTCGCGCGTCAGCAGTTCCTCACGTTCGGGCATTTTCGGCGGGTCGATCGCATAGGAGACCGGGGTCCACAGTGAAGTGCAGATGAAAAGGAAGGTCAACGGAGGCCAGAAAGCGTGCGTGATGAGGCACAGGATGATATCTCTGAAGCCATTATTCTGGTTGAAGCAGCGGTAGGAGGAGATGACGACCGCAATAAGGGTGACATAGACGAAGGCAAGGTGGAAGCTGGCCATGTAATTGAGCAGGATCACGCGCAGGCGGACAAACATGTTCTTGGACTTCTTTGGGTCACGCTCGTTCAGAGCTGAGCCCAGAGAACCCGTTGGCTTGAAGGCTTGAGTCTGACCACCCAACCAGGTGGGCAGGAAGAAGGAGCGCACAATGCAGAGAGCGATGTAGGGCGACATCCAAAGTTGATAGCGGGAGCCTCGTTGACCGGTGTGGT
Protein-coding sequences here:
- a CDS encoding Fungal transcriptional regulatory protein, N-terminal, which codes for MKLPASSSRENKRSPLTNSKGSMKTSRNIPTSPALTSDPNPAPPFRSVSACNRCRLRKHRCDQRLPRCESCEKAQVRCVGYDPLTKQEVPRSYVAFLESRVKYLNQVLIDHGIGFKPATAYDEEEALKMETGHSPRLEAGPRETRELPEQSETQTGMGARTARKRKWTPSSEDTIPTRQAKRLAQLNVLLTELLTDGCDHRHCSRDPGGGYLRAARRQRVQEDSREQRLPWSPRSVDSIEQDNRVTRSASPGSLHEPYHYPRATPGRGSSMIGGETMRADHGREVRDAKRQPRVELDLVNFESEIMPLAGGGKVRNANVVRHLNVSSRASSPDDEGRSSPEPKFDIAADLLRGRRERERANYDLLDEFLVDWTE
- a CDS encoding Naphthalene 1,2-dioxygenase subunit alpha, encoding MSIWRNYFGPSAVPAKDEKKPIRALPASWYTSEDMYELERRSIFSRKWLLTTHKHRVPNIGDCVHYDAAGYEFTVAKDNNGTITAFHSNDIFPVHVHIDRTGFVWVNLDINKLPEVAWNDDFEGVDEQPRFEHYNFEDYNFDHTWEMEGEFNWKILADNYNECYHCKVAHPDIPTIADLNSYYVKTKAGHIQHYGAQRQDQIDKGFRIATTYFWPNASVNISPHFFFMQRFTPTSPTQCVMRYEVYRHKDATDEAFNLISDMYKRIMSEDKYLCMHTQKNLNAGIFVNGQLHPEMEQGPLHFQKTVREVVTEHYAKEEAAGHQIWPAKRDLPVDAAVSQDQENDALRTGMHSFNVEVDTFKDSMDTGLSAVTAIAV